A segment of the Lodderomyces beijingensis strain CBS 14171 genome assembly, chromosome: 1 genome:
CGGGCGACAAGTTCTTCCACAACCATCAGCAAAGCTATCCCAACACGTTTaaattgtttcaaaaattcaaggAGTCGTactttgatgaaaagtACCTTGCTGAAAGTGCAAGTGTGGACCAAATTCAGAGCAGCCACAGCGATCCAACTTTATCTGAGTAGGAAGTTATCATCTAAGAGGTCAACAACTGCTAGTGGTTTCGTCTACATGtgtgatttgaaaaagtgacATGCATTATATCGAATTGGTGAAATCAATCTCATCATGAGCAAGCTCGACATTCAATCCAGGCTTAACGTTAATCGGCTGCTGGCTTTCCAGCCCCTTGACGGGATCcaatttgcatttgcaggTGCTGCACAGCCTGGTGCATTTTGATATTTtaaaatcaacaagatcaatctCTTGCAGCTTTTGCGTGGCGGTGTTCATCTCGGACACGAGTCTTGTCGGTGGAAGGATAGGTTTCTCTGGAGTTGCGTTTGACTCCACTTGTGCGCTTGTGCCAGCAGCTTGCAGGTTAAGCAGGGTGgatttgttgatcttggtgtttaTAGCAGCATTAGCTTCGTCGTGTTTGGCATATAAATAGTTCCGAAGTGCCATCTTGCTGTAGTTATATAATTTTTGACGATACTGTGATTGGCCTTGAGGTGCTGCAACAATTGGCAAGCGCATAACTCCGATGTATGGAGTTGGGCAGATTGGCCTATCAGTAAAGACCAGTATATCCAGTGCGTTCTACTTTTCTATTCCAGCACACCACAATTCGAAATATACAATACTTCTGATGTTCTTCTTTATGGTATATATGTCCCCATCAGCTATCATCGCTGAGAAGTGCATTGCTATCGTCTTTTACTCCACCTCTTGGTGGCTGTTTTATAATTTTGCAGCATACTGTccgttttcctcttggtttTTCCTGTGCTGCATACACGCAAAACAAGAGTGGCCTGATTTCTGCACCTTTCATCATACCACCATGCCCCTTACCGATTGCATCGAAAGGAGGTTTCTGCATTTGCTCCATCTGACAAAAGCCGTTTCCTGGATAGGCATTTCGTCTTTAACGAGATATTTTACAGCAGGTTTGAAAACACTGACCCGTCTGATATCATTTCCCACCACTTTAGTTAAACGCATTACATAATACAAAAGACGAAACTACCAAAACAACGGCCACCCACCCTTAACTTCACCCCCCACCTATTTTGCCGCTGGGTTGTGCGATTGAGGCGTTAACTTGAGCCCAATGATGACAATCCCAAGCGCAATGGtgagaaacttgaactttaAATTGTCATCCACGAGCGCGTCCCTGTTCTttgatttcctcttggaTTTCGCTTCCTTGGCTCCCCCCATCACTAGATGCTTGATCTGGTTCAACATCCCAACTTCCCCTTCGGAAGAcgcagaagaagacgatgcaTATTCGCtcagctgctgctcttcAGCTTCGTCGTCCGCCGCGTTCAACTGCCAGGTCATGTTCTCATACTCTGCTGCGTCGCTCTCGTTCTCACTTAGCGGATACAACTCGGACCGCTCAAACACTTCAGAGGCAAATTTCTTGACGATCCGGTCGTTGACAAAATTACTTTGCGCGTGCTGACGCGGGCTGTCTTGGTCTTCATCTAGTTCGAATATGTCAAAGTTGCCAATGTATTGCTCGTCTGGGTTGGGCACGTGACTGGCATCGCAAATCAACCCCACGGGACTCATCGAAAATGGCGTATTTGCGTCTCTGGCATTGTGCAAGACAGTGTTGATGGAAACGGACCTTAGCACGcgtttcttgttgatcaacaagtcgcgCGAGtctttgatcaacttggcatcGGAGTATTCGTAGCCATTCTGCCGTAATGAGGTCAACGACTGTTTCTTGGCCAACCGCTtgatgttctttttttgcttttgtagCTCAAAGCCAATGTAGGAGAGCAACTTTTCATTATGTAGCTTGAGTGATTGTAGTTCGAATTTGAGTTTTGTAATCTCCTGTCTTGTGCGGCTGTCCGAGTTTAAACAGCTGGATCTCTTGGAAGACAGTTCAGAGTCGTCGAATGAAAAGCGGTTGTTGCCCTCGGTGTCAGTTTCGGGTCTCATGTATCCATTCAATGCAAACAAGGTCCCCTCTCGGTGGCGCGACTTGCTGGagtcaacgtcaacagaCTCCTCAATCACATCGAATATCAGCAGGTGCCGTTTCGAGCTTTGGCCCTGAGGCATGGATGATACCCTCGTTCCATTttgctcttcaaactcgacttTGACGGGTATTATATCGTGACTGTTATATCGCACGTGGTTTGGCTTTGTTGATGAGTACCGTTTGACAGTTGCATCGGCCATTTGCTCAAACACACCGGCATCTTCAATCGAGTTGCTTGGTGCTAGTTTGAACGGAGATAGCACAAAATCCGTCGGCTCGGGcacttttggttttgatttcaaacacgTGGGCAAGGACCTGCGTTTGCGGTTTTTCGACTCTGGGTCTGGAGATGGAGGAAGAATGGCGGTTTCCGCGGGCGGGAACTGAAAGCCATGAGCCACCTTGATTGAGCCCGTGGAGGTGTCCTTGAGACAGGAAGAGTCGTGGTGGGGATCCTCCTGCATGCTATGATTAAGAAGATCCAACTCGCCCTCGCTGCTGTCAATGTGTTtttctgaaaaattgagcaatGAGTAATTGGAGTGATGACTGAGAGCGTCAATATCTCTGTCCAATGCTGCAACTGTTTTTTCACTACTTGGTCTCACTTGGCTAGCCAAGCGTTCACACTGGCGGTTTAAAAACTCAATTTGGTCCATTAGAGCAAGCTTTGAGTTTTTCTCCACTTCAAActggttttgcaacacctTGTAGTCTCGCACAAGCTTGTCGTATTTCTCCTCCAAAAGGTCCCTACTGTGGTCACCAGTGTTGACCTGTGGTAGTGTGTTGCCAACTGCTTCACTTTgatgttgtagttggttgattttcttttgcaaacaatCAACAGTTTTCTGGTAAAACTCTTCTTGCTGGTTAATGAGATCTTTGAGacactctttttccacttccatCTCCCCCATGGCCCTTGCAACGGTTTGGATCTCCCTTTGAGCTGCTTCCAAGTCAGCTTTCCTGTGCTCGAGCTCGTGAACAAGTAGCTGGTTCTCTGCTCCAATTCcctccactttcaacaacatgtcTGCATATCGTCGCTCCAATGCGTCATATTCTTGTTTACGGGTGTCTAAATGAAAGTTGTCACTTGGCATcactttggttgttggtgtctgCAGTTTAGCCGGTTTATCCGGAACAACACTCGTGTTTGCCTTTGACTTGTTAAATGCCAACGGCAATGCTGTCGTTACTGGTTTCCTTAGTAGATGTTCTGTTTGAGTGATTACTGTAATCTCATCACTATCTCGATGGTTTGCAGACTGTCCCATGCTACTGAAACCAGGAGAAAATACGCAGTTCTTGATTTCGATGCAACGCACAGACAAaggcttgattttgatttggtcTGGTTCTCTCGCTACTGCCTCTTAGACCATGCACGCCGTGGCAATATCTTCAGGTTCTACTGTCAGTTGTAGTGCCGCCAAGggtatttgaaaacaaacagcCAGTGAAAATAAATTTCTACCCCCTTGAATAAACCAAGTTGGCTCTGAAAGAGAAAGTATAGACCCAAGATCGTGGATAACCTCTCCCTCTTCTAAATAAACGCTGTTCCACCTTTGGCCaggaatttttttcttttttggttttttaacggtggttgttgtagaGGGTTTTTCTGTGAGAATGTGTACAGTTCATCTGTTTTGGTTTTATCCACATACAACTCGGGACACTGGAATTATACACAAGCAAAGAACAATAAACCTTACATCTACCAGCATGCCTCGAAAACAGGCACCTGCTATGCCTAGTAAGGCACACCCttgctttgtttgtttttacAACTGCACTGAAGTCACCCGTGTAACGTATGCTAGTGTGGAGATGGCAAGCAAAGGAGGAAGTAAGTGTCGCGTTTGGTAATTTCACGACAAGCAAAATGTCGATTGCCTAGACAACTCAATGCTTCTATTGTAAGGAGTAGCTATACAAACGCAAGTCATGGAACTGTCATCATTTTTCCATATTCAAGCCAACCGTCACCCACTCTGTACAAAACTCGCTCCCTCACCTAAGGGCCTGTTCCAAAGATGTCCCCGGATTCAAactcttggtcaagtcgtGTTTCTTCATACTGGCCCTTAGGATTCTCGGGTCTTTTCGCAATGTTCTCAACAATTGCGCTTGCACATTACTCGAGGAATCAAACccgatgatgaagttgtaTCCTTGAAAGTGccgttcttgttctctgGAGACTATCTTGGGTAGTGGTCTTGCGCCTAAGCTCGTTATGTCCCTGATGACGCctctgttgttcaagatcaacttacCAACTGTCGAGGCAATCTTGGTGGCTTCCTTTGTAACATGCAACGGATCCGTGATACGGGCTATAGCAAATAGTTCGTAGTACATTGTCTTTGGCGCTGTCAGCTGGGTTCTAGCCTGGTTGACTATCGGCgaggtttgaaaattttccCTTCACCATTTACAACTGCGATggcgctaccaaatgaAACACCATCCAGATATACGGACTCTTGACTTTACAGTTCCTCAATCCCATACAATCCTCAATCCCATACACTCCTAATAGTGCTGGTCTGGGGGCAAAACAATGAAGTGAATGTCCACATGCATCTAGAACTCCCCAGCATCAGCAAGCCCAAACTCATCTATGTGGAGACCGCACTGTCCCGCCGCGTTCACACCcgattgctgcaaaatattaTCAGTGACAAAGTCgaagtcacgtgcaatGATAAATTGCAGCCAGCTTGACAAGGTATCTCGGCACTCTTAGCACTTCAAAATCTAGCAACGACTGAgctcaaaatttttccacCAGCAACGTATACTTTTACTCCAGCATCGCTATCATGGCTTCCAACATAACATGGCATCCTAACTTGACGCACAGTGAGAGAAGTGCGTTGAGGAAACAGCAAGGTGTAACCGTATGGTTGACTGGTTTGTCAGCGAGTGGTAAATCCACCATAGCATGCGCTTTGGAACAGTCGATTTTAGCAAGAGGGTTGAACGCGTACAGGCTCGACGGTGACAATGTTCGATTCggattgaacaaggatTTGGGGTTCAGCGAGGCCGATAGGAATGAAAACATCAGAAGAATAAGCGAAGTTGCGAAATTATTCAACGACTCGTGCTGCGTTACCGTGACGTCATTCATTAGCCCCTACAGAGCAGATAGACGGTTAGCTAGGCAGTTGCACGAAAAGGACAACTTGCCCTTTGTTGAGGTGTATGTCGATGTGCcaattgaagttgctgaGCAAAGAGACCCCAAGGGGTTGTACAAAAAGGCCAGGGAGGGGATCATTAAGGAGTTCACTGGTATAAGTGCGCCTTATGAAGCGCCAGAGCACGCAGAGATTCATGTGGAAAACCACTCAGGTTTGACCGTGGAGCAAGCTGCCGAGCAGATAATAGAGTACCTCATAAACAAGAAATACATTGAGTAGATATTTAAAAGGGTTGGCATTATGTAGTCACTTTACTTCTTTAAACTGTCCAATCTAGCTTGCAAGTCGTCCTCCACGGTCTCGGCACCGCCGTGGGCACCCACGCTCTCAGCTACTTTACCCACAGCTTCTCCATGTGAGGGCGCACCCGTGGGCGTGTCCTTTAGATTCAAGTTCAGGTTCAAGTCAACCCCAATCTCGTCAAGCACCTTGCCCAAGATCTCGTCAATCTGCTCTTCCTCGCCCAACTCGTCCTCGTCCATCGCCATGGCGTCGTCAATGGCGTCATCCATAAACTCCTGTTTCTGGTCCATCATGTCGTTCTCCTTGGCAAACTCCTGCGCGATTCTCGATAGCTGAGGCAAGTTCATTGACCTGTTCATACCACTCAACACGCGTGTAGCGTCCCTCATTGACATGGCCATCTGCTGGTTGGACCGTACACTTTGCACACGCAACGATATCGCCTGTAGTTGCGCCTTCatggagttgaacttttgaatGTACGACTTGGTTCTAATCAAATCCTTTGCTTGGATCTTGGCACTGGAAATCTGCCCCTGTTTCGCCGACTTTTTAATCTCACTGATgagcttcttttcttgctgctgcaacttggtcaCTTCCCGACTGAGTTCCCTCTGCGTCTTTTCCAATGCTCTTTGATTCTTTCGAAGCCGTTCCTGCGGAGTGAGCTTCTTCCCGAAGGCCCATTCAAAGATCTGCGACATGATGTATTAGAAGTAACTTGTTCCTGGGGTGTGGTGTTGGATGTGTGGGTTTACGCCTTATCTCGGCAAACTGCTACATTTTTTCTgcgaaatttcaaaaaaaaaaagacctaTACTTTATACCCACCAAGAGCCAGCAGCACAGCACGGTGGGCCATGCCATAGCCGGCCTGGTATCCAttcccaccagcaccatAGTTGTGCACAATAATCTTGCCGTCGTCGCATTTCTCCTTGCAAACCCTAGCTCTTACTGAACGCATACGTACCCTcaccttgaaaaaaaaaaaggagaggatAAGGTCTACTTTTCAGTCTTTTACAATCTTGTCGACTGCAAAAAGTATCATCGTGATAGGCGCGCGCAATTTTCATTATTCCGAGTCAGAGAAGACATTAGCGAGCACCATACATGTACTAACCCAGCATGGCTTCCTATGCTTTGTTTATTCACCGTCATGCTCATTAAGTATCGCACGCAACGTCTCAAACACAGCAGCAGAATTATCTTGCGAAACGTCTTCTATTCCGTAATTGTAAATCGACCCTAGCCCGTACAATGCAATCGATGTGCACACCGCCATGGCGAGATATCCCTTCCCGGTGAACCCGTTTGGTaacggtggttgttgcaagttCTGACCTCTTAAATCAAGGAAGCTCATGTGTCCGGCAGCGTTACCCTGTGTCGGTACCTGAACTTCCTTGCACGCCTTTGCGTGGTTATCGCTTATGTTTCCCTGAAGTTTCTGTATCTCATGCGGATCCTCAACCAAGACCAAAGCCAAGCCTTGCTCCAAATGCCAGTCCACGTGACAGTGGAAGAACCACACCCCAGGGTTCTCCGCCACAAATCGAAGCACGAAGTATCCATTGGGACGCACTTCAATTGTATCCCTAATGACTGGAACTTTGGGAAACTGCAACAGGCCCCTATGGTCTGGAACGTAAACCACTGGTTCTTCAGGGTCATTTTCACTACGCGCAATAACCTGAAAGTTGTGTCCGTGCAAGTGAAACGGGTGCTTGCCGTCGTCctggttgttcaacacTAGTTCAATCACCTCGCCTCCGTGCAAGACATACgcgttggtgtttgtccCGTATATTTCTTGGTTTGCAGCTAGCTCGCCACTTGACAAGACGGTGTACAAAGTGGGCACCTTTGGTGGAGTATACGACTTGCcgttgaacaaggcatAAGTGACACCGTCGCCCAAGACCtccattgaaaagttgaccTGGATGGTCATGTCCGGCTCGGGCAAGAGCCTCTCGCCACTGAGAGGCACAAGTTCGAAATCATTAAACCCTTTTAGTTGGCCAACAGTCTCCTCGAAATCGTGGTACGGATAGTGTCCCGGGttgtcgactttgtcaTTGTACACAACATAGTTTGTCGACACCAACTGCAAGTCCTCGGGCACCTCATCCAACATGGTCATATCCAACACGTTGGCAAACCGGTAGTTCCTGTTTGCACCCGGCTTGGTCtttacaagaacagcaTACCGTTGGCCAACAGTGATGTATAGCGAGTCCACCGTGTATGGTTGCACGGGCACCCCATCAACCTCCACAATGACCAAATCGTGGTCTTCAATGAACAAATACTGCGACACAAACAAGCCCATGTTGACCACACGAAGCAAGTACGTCCTGTCCGGAACCACGTTCCAAGTGGCATTCTTTGTCTCATTGAACAAGCTATTCTGCGGAATGGGCTCGGCACCCGTGGGGTTGAACCGCGACATGAACAGCTTCATTATCACGGGTGTCTCCAAATGGTAATGCTCCGACACGGATAACGCCACTTCCTCGTCATAGACATACGGCACACTCTCCTCATCGTCTTTTTCGATGACAAACATCCCTCTCAAGCCGTCGCCGTACTGGCTGCCGCTATGGGAATGGTACCAGTATGTGCCGGTTTGGTTGCCAATTGTGAAGTCATATGTAAAGTTAACCAGAGGCCCAATGGGACACTGCGTCACCATTTCAGGTCCATCCTGCCCATTCTGACCTTTCATGAAAAGTCCGTGGAAATGCAAGGACGAATTGCGGTCAGGTAGTCCATTGTGAAAGTTTATAACCACCCGGTCATTCCTCTTGACTCTGACTATCGGATTAGGCCACTCGCCGTTGATTCCAATCATTCGTCTTGGAAAGACCCCATCGGGGTTAGCGTCGACATAGCCTATATTCCAGTTGAAACGGTGAGTCTTTGCTAATAACGGCGTGAGACAGGCGGACAAGAGGACCAATAGCACCAGCGTGGGACAGTACATTCTTGAAACCTAGCGTGGTGGCTGTCTTTGCAAATGGTTAGAATGAATCTGTTGCGAGTAGTATGTCCAAACCGGAACCCTTTTCCTGACATCGGCTCCAccagagcaaaaaaaaaggaatcacctaacaagttgattttgtgtcacttgtcaaattttgcaatcaccaCACCCAAGCAGccacttttccaaaaggggtccccccccccaccccccgGTTTACTCCCAGTTTCTGGAAAACACCCTACCAGGACACGGGCAACTATCAGCAATAGAGTTTCTGGGAAACGCAAACCCGGCCCCTTTCCAATCGTGTAGACTCAGATCCACATACGCGCGCATGTGGTCCCTGATATACTGCAGCGTAGGATAGTCCTCCGGATCACAAGTCAAGCTCACCTGGTCTCGCGGCTGGTACACTCGCACATAATCCACCAAGAACTTTGCCGGCAAGTCCAACCTGCGGAGACTCAACGCGGGGTTCCACACCCTCGACAAGCCCATGTTGAAGATAAGCGACATGGGCTCGCGCGAGATTTGCCTGTGGCCAATCCACTGGTTTCCATGTAACGCTTCGCCCTTTAATGTAAACGTCTCCACGTCGTTGATAGCGAACCGCACATACCCTCCGCCTTTGGTGTCGTACTCCATGGCGAACCGGATAAACCCGTCAATCTCAACCGGGGTCTCGAGCGAGATCGACTCCTGGTACACCGTGCCAACGTCTTGTCTAACCATTgtgttgttgacattggcaatgtccACGAACCGGTAATCCGGTCTCCACCACTCGTCAAAGGGCGCAACTTGCACAGTCTGGACCCCCCAGTACTTGTTGCCATGGTACAACCCCTCCACAATGTCAATCTCGGGCGCACCGCGACCCACACCCAAGCTAGGGTGGTCTTCTCCGAAACACGTGCATGAACTCAACCTTTGTCCCGGCAAATAGGACATCCCCAGATTGGCGGTGCTTTGGTTCGGCAAGATCCCCACGTCGCACTCGTCATACGTATAGGGCCACACGCCGTCGGATGACGCGAGGTAGCCTGGCCGCGCCAAGTTGCCCAACGACCACACCGCGGGCCATAGCCCGTTCTCCACCAGGCGCGGCATCTGCACCAGGATCTCCACCCGCGCCTGCTTGTTGAAACACAACTTGTTCCACGACTGAACCATACCGGAAACGTACAGCTGCTGCCCCACCTTGTGTTTGTCAAACGTGATTTCCAAACAGCCGTCTCTGGTGGTGACCATCAGCGGCAGGTAATACTCCAAGTCCTGCGTGGCTTGGTAGTACAAGTCCACCGCCGTGAAGAATTGGTCTTCGTACTCGGCAAAAGTGCGGTTCTCGACGTTGAATTCGTcggaaaacaccaacgtccagcttgattttgcaggCAGCACAGGGCTATCGGGATCGACTAGATTGGTACGAATGGCCTTGAGCTGAGTATATGTTCTgttggtcaatttttccaaccgGTGTCCGTTGCGCATGGGGTTGTTGAGCATGATGCTTGCCGTTATAGCATACGCGCACGCGGCAGCGAAAACCGtagtcaccaccaacacggCCACAAGAAACCGCCAGTTCagtttgcaaaatggcaaTCTCCAGTAGCGGGAACGCATTGGCGGTGCCAGTGACGCATGAGCCACCACTTCTCGAACCACTTGCACGTCTTCAGACTTCGTCTGCAACAAGGCTTCATCGAGGTAGTAGCCTGGCTCTTCAAGGTAATCAAACTTGCCGTTACCAAACGGCTGGAAAAAGCGCGGATCCAACGTCGTTGGCGGGGTATACGTCTGCTCGGTGGCAGTCTGAGCCGTAGACACAAGCGAAGTGGATGTGCTATCGGGGCTCTCGCGGAGCTGTTTTGGCGAATCCCGGTTGACCATTGAAGAACCCACTGACTTGTTTCAcgaatgaagaaaaaaaaaaaaaaggcaatgCAAGATCtgtgcttttgctttgccTTTCGGTTCGTTCTTGAGTAGAGTATTTGTAGTTATTATTGCCTGGTGTGTTTATCCAAGAGTTTAGGATTGAACCTGGAATCcatattttgcagccaggGGCCCCATTTCGGAAGTGTGCGCGGCGCGCTCTCAACACGGAAAAGATCCAAAAGTGGAAACTCGTATACAAATCCGAATGAAAGCAACTGTAAGCAAGACACGAGAGTACACTACGAATCATCTCTCTATAAGATAACTTTGCCtatcaattgaaaaagcccTGAAGTAAAGTACAAAACTGTATGTATATAATCTGGTATCCCTGTTTCATGATCGACTCAACCGACAAGACCTCGTTGCAGAGGTCGTGAGTGATTTGTCTCTCGAcgtatgttttttttcttttctcttttttatgCCATTGGTGCCTCGCCTTCAGGTCCAATGTATTTGGGATCTCTCCATGGACCCACATcgcccaacaacaactcatcGTCGGTGGCAGGATCCATGCCGCCGTACTTTTGGGGCAAGTTCTGCGGAGGAATCTgtctcaacaactgctTGGTATAGGAGTAGCCGTAAATGTGGATCTTTGACACGGTGACTGGGTCCAAGAACGGCTTGAATAGTTTGAATGCAGTGGAAAAGCCAAAGGGGGCATTGATTAAATAAAACTTACCCATCCTCTCCGGGTAGTAGTCCTGGCCGATTTTCGAGGCCTCCCTTACGTAGCCAATGACGTTGTATGCGGTGGATATCGATATCcctttcaagtccaataTCGTGCACGAGGTCTCCACCAAGTGTCCGGCTTCTCTGGAACACGCGGGCAAACGGTACTTGACCATGGCCTCGTACTCCCAAAccaagttcttgagcaTTCTTTCCTGGGTGGTGATCTTGagcatcttgttcaagtcgacTTTGCCCAACTCTTCATAGTAAACAGGGCGGCCGTCCTTGTCTGTCTTGTGGTAGTAAGTGGGGTACATCTTGGCAACAATGGGTTTCTCTTCGTACTTGAAGTCCTTcatgatggtgttggtgccaaACTCGTCTCTCCACTTTTCACACTCGATAAACATCTCCTtcgccaaggccaagtcgaACTTCCTAGCTCTGAGAAAGCGCAATAAACTGGCGTCGTCTAATCTCTGCGCGTACCCCAACTCGACCAAGTCCTTGCGCATTTGAATCACCGCCTCGACTTGCTCCTCTGTTAAGTTGGAAGTGAAGCCGGTCAACTCACTAGGTGCGGTGATTTGCGGGTacgactccaacaagacatCTTCTGAAACCTG
Coding sequences within it:
- a CDS encoding mitochondrial 37S ribosomal protein bS6m, with protein sequence MYYELFAIARITDPLHVTKEATKIASTVGKLILNNRGVIRDITSLGARPLPKIVSREQERHFQGYNFIIGFDSSSNVQAQLLRTLRKDPRILRASMKKHDLTKSLNPGTSLEQALR